One Thermosipho africanus Ob7 genomic region harbors:
- a CDS encoding PilW family protein, translating into MKKGFTFSELLVSMLIIAITFQIVYYIVDNSVESYKNSRINLQNLYAESSISLLFDILENELKYAGSGGELLKELYKPVFVPGDQGSYEQKGEVYSQVTDHCKIANSIDYYEDSQKKEFYITYVVTYKNFFVRNGDGTYSPLYGGDLGKINWVIIKNKLSSSADGYYTRIAKLDANKISGPGNYPGEVTTSDIFEFKEINLAKTNKTLSLRDEDKYVYPLYEKSVAFTGYPSVMIKQTKIVFEKESGKIYMERYFPTSDSTSNIYISNILENVEDFDINAMYYSNGIKEKPLSEVDSSFDLSSIFALKFVLTWNAPWKYKSKEFKIIKERVIVLIPNL; encoded by the coding sequence ATGAAAAAAGGATTTACTTTTTCAGAACTTTTAGTTTCTATGTTGATAATAGCAATAACTTTTCAAATAGTTTATTATATTGTTGATAATTCTGTTGAATCATATAAAAACTCAAGAATAAATCTTCAAAATTTATATGCTGAAAGTTCTATTTCACTTCTTTTCGATATCCTTGAAAATGAACTTAAATATGCTGGAAGTGGAGGAGAACTTTTGAAAGAATTGTATAAGCCTGTTTTTGTTCCTGGAGATCAAGGAAGTTATGAGCAAAAAGGAGAGGTTTATTCTCAAGTTACAGATCATTGTAAGATTGCAAATTCAATAGATTACTATGAAGATTCTCAAAAAAAAGAATTTTATATTACATATGTTGTAACGTACAAGAATTTTTTTGTTAGAAATGGTGATGGAACTTACTCACCCTTGTATGGTGGAGATCTTGGGAAAATAAATTGGGTAATAATTAAAAACAAGCTTTCTTCTTCAGCAGATGGCTATTATACAAGAATTGCAAAGTTAGATGCAAATAAAATTTCAGGACCTGGAAATTATCCTGGTGAAGTTACGACATCAGATATATTTGAGTTTAAAGAGATAAACCTTGCAAAAACTAATAAAACTCTTAGTTTGAGAGATGAAGACAAGTATGTTTATCCTTTATATGAAAAATCTGTAGCGTTTACAGGCTATCCTAGTGTAATGATAAAGCAAACAAAGATAGTTTTTGAAAAGGAAAGTGGGAAGATTTATATGGAAAGATATTTTCCAACTTCCGATTCAACTTCAAATATTTATATTTCAAATATACTCGAAAATGTTGAAGATTTTGATATAAATGCAATGTATTATAGCAATGGTATAAAAGAAAAACCGCTATCTGAAGTAGACTCAAGCTTTGATTTATCTTCAATATTCGCTTTAAAGTTTGTTTTGACATGGAATGCTCCTTGGAAGTATAAAAGTAAGGAATTTAAAATTATTAAAGAAAGAGTCATTGTTTTGATTCCAAACTTATAG
- a CDS encoding HAD family hydrolase: protein MINNIIFDLGRVLINWEPEKYMKKVFDEKTISFLLEKIFNTNDWNLMDKGVIDEKTLWENKLNQYPEYKKEIEHMKNKVLDLLTPIEENTKLLYTLKEKGYNLYILSNFSKIAFQRVYEKYDFFKLFDGMIISSHVKSIKPEDQIYKILIEKYKINPAESLYIDDKIENIKAGEKFGFKTIHLEKPEDLKDKLSKILKIDI from the coding sequence ATGATTAACAACATAATTTTTGATCTTGGAAGGGTTCTTATTAACTGGGAACCTGAAAAATACATGAAAAAAGTTTTTGACGAAAAGACAATTTCTTTTCTACTGGAAAAAATATTTAACACTAATGATTGGAACCTTATGGATAAAGGAGTTATTGATGAAAAAACACTCTGGGAAAATAAATTAAATCAATATCCAGAATATAAAAAAGAAATTGAGCACATGAAAAATAAAGTTTTAGATCTACTCACCCCAATTGAAGAAAATACAAAGCTTCTTTATACGCTAAAAGAAAAAGGTTATAATCTATACATTTTATCAAATTTTAGCAAAATTGCTTTTCAAAGAGTGTATGAAAAATACGACTTTTTCAAATTATTCGATGGAATGATAATATCAAGCCATGTAAAATCAATCAAACCTGAAGATCAAATATACAAGATCCTTATAGAAAAATACAAAATAAACCCTGCAGAAAGTTTGTACATAGATGACAAAATAGAAAATATAAAGGCAGGAGAAAAATTTGGATTTAAAACAATTCATTTAGAAAAGCCTGAAGATTTAAAAGACAAACTTTCAAAAATACTAAAAATAGATATTTAA
- a CDS encoding methyl-accepting chemotaxis protein, with product MKNLSLAIKIFIISSILGIFMILLGIYSINSMKSNLVENQKVVLKSDTNHFAEKLWDQINFYSQILNNLELNIKNENIDNIINLFKNTKNGYKNIEFVYVTDGEKIYIYPNIEIPEDFVPTTQPWYQDAIKNRNRIAISEPYEDSIAKKILMTLSKKTSFNDKTAVLAIDIDITKLSEAITSSDSNVTHILLSNQGNVILHSNSEFIGASASSTTLFQKLSSSPNQGIFELKSEDNQNLLVSFSKLPNGWIFTSIVDEDSLLSSINKETINLLIIFIVGFGLSIALGQIISNIYISKPLKNITKVAKNVSEGNLTVKVDYSSKDEIGNLSNSLIQMIESLNQIVKNIEMNAKEVEGEAKKVSNFSEISKEQIENLVQKFSEIASEATNASAAVQQVTAAVQEVASTAQTVSSAAQNLSENAQNVTKLSKKGQNEIINISQIIEQTKEKAEFTQNVVENLSKRAKNINEIVETINSIAEQTNLLALNAAIEAARAGEAGKGFAVVADEIRKLAEESKVATENISKILNEILKESINASQATKETNEIVLTATKQAISVKESFENILNNIMEMTNMVENLAASAQEQSASTEEMSSAMDTINSSILSISSNLEEASNKLAKQEDLIKETFETSKKLFKLSEKLLNSINRFKVKD from the coding sequence TTGAAAAACCTATCACTAGCTATAAAAATATTTATTATAAGCTCCATTCTGGGAATTTTTATGATACTTCTTGGAATTTACTCCATTAATTCCATGAAATCAAATCTTGTAGAAAATCAAAAAGTAGTATTAAAATCAGACACAAACCATTTTGCAGAAAAGTTATGGGATCAAATTAACTTTTATTCGCAAATATTAAATAATTTAGAACTAAATATAAAAAATGAAAACATAGATAATATCATAAATTTGTTTAAAAACACAAAAAATGGCTACAAAAACATAGAATTTGTCTATGTTACTGATGGAGAAAAAATCTATATATATCCAAATATAGAAATTCCAGAAGATTTTGTTCCAACTACTCAACCTTGGTATCAGGATGCTATAAAGAATAGGAACAGAATAGCAATTTCAGAACCATACGAAGACAGTATCGCAAAAAAAATTCTTATGACATTGTCTAAAAAAACTTCATTTAACGACAAAACTGCAGTATTAGCAATAGATATTGATATTACAAAACTTTCAGAAGCGATAACTTCATCAGACTCAAACGTAACTCATATTTTATTGAGCAACCAAGGAAATGTTATCTTACACTCAAACTCTGAATTTATAGGAGCAAGTGCAAGTAGTACAACTTTATTCCAAAAATTGAGCAGCAGTCCAAATCAAGGTATATTTGAACTAAAATCAGAAGATAATCAAAATCTATTAGTAAGCTTTAGCAAACTTCCAAATGGGTGGATATTTACAAGCATAGTTGATGAAGATTCACTACTAAGCTCAATTAATAAAGAAACAATAAATCTTTTAATAATCTTTATTGTAGGTTTTGGCTTAAGTATAGCTTTAGGTCAAATAATCTCAAACATTTATATCTCAAAACCTCTTAAAAATATAACAAAAGTTGCAAAAAATGTTTCAGAAGGTAATTTAACTGTAAAAGTAGACTATTCATCAAAAGATGAAATAGGAAACCTCTCAAACTCACTTATTCAAATGATTGAATCTTTAAATCAAATAGTTAAAAATATTGAAATGAATGCTAAAGAAGTCGAAGGTGAAGCTAAAAAAGTTTCTAACTTTTCAGAAATCTCTAAAGAACAGATAGAAAATCTTGTACAAAAATTTAGTGAAATAGCTTCAGAAGCTACAAATGCTTCAGCAGCTGTACAACAAGTAACAGCTGCGGTCCAAGAAGTAGCAAGTACTGCTCAAACTGTTTCAAGTGCCGCACAAAATCTTAGTGAAAATGCTCAAAATGTCACTAAACTCTCAAAGAAAGGTCAAAATGAAATAATAAATATTTCTCAAATAATAGAACAAACAAAAGAAAAAGCAGAATTTACCCAAAATGTAGTTGAAAACCTATCAAAAAGAGCAAAAAATATAAATGAAATAGTTGAAACAATCAATTCAATTGCAGAACAAACAAACTTGCTTGCATTAAACGCAGCAATAGAAGCGGCAAGGGCTGGTGAAGCAGGAAAAGGATTTGCAGTTGTTGCTGATGAAATAAGAAAACTTGCTGAAGAAAGTAAGGTTGCAACAGAAAATATCTCAAAAATATTGAACGAAATTCTCAAAGAAAGTATTAATGCAAGTCAAGCTACTAAAGAAACAAACGAAATTGTTTTAACTGCAACAAAACAAGCTATATCGGTCAAAGAAAGCTTTGAAAACATTCTAAATAATATTATGGAAATGACAAATATGGTAGAAAATCTTGCCGCAAGTGCACAAGAGCAAAGCGCAAGTACCGAAGAAATGAGTTCAGCTATGGATACTATTAACTCTTCTATACTTTCAATCTCATCAAATCTCGAAGAAGCATCAAACAAACTAGCCAAACAAGAAGATTTAATAAAAGAAACATTCGAAACTTCTAAAAAACTTTTCAAGCTTTCTGAAAAGCTGTTAAATTCAATAAACAGATTTAAAGTAAAAGATTAA
- the ord gene encoding 2,4-diaminopentanoate dehydrogenase, with protein MRIVSWGLGAMGSGIAKNIIQSGYMKLVGAIDLNHAGKDVGEVLGMDKLGIVVSKDKEIIEKTNPDLVVIATSSFVKEVLPQIEYAVKNHCNVVTIAEEMAFPFDSHPEESLYMDSLARRYGVTILGTGVNPGFVLDTLILSLTGVCNRVDKIVARRINDLSPFGKTVMETQGVGTTPEQFEEGLKTGKIVGHIGFPQSIMMIARALGWNITKIEEERKPIISNVHRETPVVKVEPGMVAGCNHSAKAYIGDEVVIEMQHPQQIHPHLEGVETGDYIEIYGDPDIKLAIKPEIPGGKATIAIATNMIPIVIGAEPGLKTMADLPVPRSVLSIK; from the coding sequence ATGAGAATAGTTTCTTGGGGTTTAGGTGCAATGGGAAGTGGTATTGCAAAAAACATTATACAAAGTGGTTATATGAAATTGGTAGGAGCTATTGATTTAAATCATGCCGGCAAAGATGTTGGTGAAGTACTTGGAATGGACAAATTAGGGATTGTTGTAAGTAAGGACAAGGAAATAATAGAAAAGACTAATCCAGATCTTGTAGTTATAGCTACATCTTCTTTTGTTAAAGAAGTACTTCCACAAATAGAATATGCAGTAAAAAATCATTGTAATGTAGTAACTATTGCAGAAGAGATGGCATTTCCTTTTGACTCACACCCAGAAGAATCTTTATATATGGACAGTCTAGCAAGAAGGTATGGAGTTACAATACTTGGAACGGGGGTAAATCCTGGATTTGTTCTTGATACATTAATTCTTTCATTAACAGGAGTATGCAATAGAGTAGATAAGATAGTGGCAAGAAGAATTAACGACCTTTCACCATTTGGAAAGACTGTTATGGAAACTCAAGGAGTTGGAACAACTCCAGAACAATTTGAGGAAGGTTTAAAGACTGGAAAGATAGTTGGACATATAGGTTTCCCACAAAGTATTATGATGATTGCAAGAGCACTTGGTTGGAATATTACTAAAATTGAAGAAGAAAGAAAACCAATTATTTCAAATGTTCACAGAGAAACGCCTGTAGTTAAAGTAGAACCAGGTATGGTTGCAGGTTGTAATCACTCCGCAAAAGCATATATTGGAGATGAAGTAGTAATTGAAATGCAACACCCTCAACAAATTCATCCACATCTTGAAGGAGTTGAAACTGGAGATTATATAGAAATTTACGGTGATCCAGATATAAAACTTGCAATAAAGCCTGAAATCCCAGGTGGAAAAGCAACAATAGCTATTGCAACAAATATGATTCCAATTGTAATTGGTGCAGAACCAGGATTAAAAACAATGGCAGATCTTCCAGTGCCACGTTCAGTTTTGTCTATAAAATGA
- the ortA gene encoding 2-amino-4-oxopentanoate thiolase subunit OrtA — protein sequence MKAKKGDWVQIEKLLLKPEERTAPLPDDTKKVPLKMRVKGFLQNEEANIGDEVEILTLIGRRVTGTLVAINPKYEHDFGEPVPELLTIGIELRKILEGDSDA from the coding sequence ATGAAGGCAAAAAAGGGAGATTGGGTTCAAATAGAAAAACTTCTTTTAAAACCGGAAGAAAGAACGGCACCTCTTCCAGATGATACAAAAAAGGTACCTTTAAAAATGAGAGTTAAAGGGTTTTTGCAGAATGAAGAAGCAAATATAGGAGATGAAGTAGAAATATTAACTCTTATTGGGAGGAGAGTGACAGGGACTCTTGTTGCAATTAATCCGAAATACGAACATGATTTTGGTGAGCCAGTTCCCGAACTTTTAACTATAGGTATTGAACTTAGAAAGATTTTAGAAGGTGATAGTGATGCGTGA
- the ortB gene encoding 2-amino-4-oxopentanoate thiolase subunit OrtB → MRDLSYDAVMSRKNEIMKKAVGIDYEKFISSEIVFDYERMMQEVGYSLDKVREIQSETGVGNTPLVELKQINRLIKKIAPKGKGAKIFIKDEATNPSGSYKDRRASVSVYHAQKHGYKGVIAATSGNYGAAVASQAAKRGLKCIITQECYDSRWIGQPEILEKARSCEAYGAEVVQLTVGPELFYYTLVLLEETGFFNASLYTPYAIAGVETLGYEIAEQTMQMVGKYPDAVVITHAGGGILTGTARGLKKAGANETEIIAASVNLRGLHMASDNDFNKKYFTTGHTGFGIPFATFPDRSDVPKNAARALRYMDRYLLVTQGEVFYITEMLAQLEGMQRGPAGNTSLAAAFALALEMDDDKVIVVNETEYTGAGKLPSAQLTFARKMGMEIKRGDPIKEDLPGKRIVIPEHPSQIGYIEFDMDEVRKSYVKEVIKRYNKKEFNKQEIEFMAQDTNTSIEKIVKFVKELGGEVIEA, encoded by the coding sequence ATGCGTGACTTATCATATGATGCAGTAATGTCTAGAAAAAACGAAATAATGAAAAAAGCAGTTGGAATAGATTATGAAAAATTCATATCTTCAGAGATAGTTTTTGACTATGAAAGAATGATGCAAGAAGTAGGCTATTCACTTGATAAAGTAAGAGAAATTCAAAGTGAGACGGGAGTCGGTAATACTCCTCTTGTAGAGTTAAAACAGATAAACAGACTCATAAAAAAGATCGCCCCAAAGGGGAAAGGCGCAAAAATTTTTATTAAAGATGAAGCTACAAACCCTTCTGGGAGTTATAAAGATAGAAGAGCATCTGTGAGTGTATATCATGCACAAAAGCATGGATATAAAGGAGTTATTGCTGCAACAAGTGGAAACTATGGTGCTGCAGTTGCATCTCAAGCAGCAAAAAGAGGATTAAAGTGTATTATTACGCAAGAATGCTACGATAGTAGGTGGATTGGACAGCCAGAAATACTTGAAAAAGCAAGGTCTTGCGAAGCATACGGTGCGGAAGTAGTTCAATTAACGGTCGGGCCAGAACTATTTTATTATACCCTTGTTTTACTTGAAGAAACGGGATTTTTTAATGCATCTCTTTATACACCGTATGCGATAGCAGGTGTTGAAACACTTGGATATGAAATAGCAGAGCAAACTATGCAAATGGTTGGTAAATATCCTGATGCAGTTGTTATAACACATGCAGGTGGAGGAATTTTAACTGGAACAGCCAGAGGATTAAAAAAGGCAGGAGCAAATGAAACTGAAATAATTGCAGCAAGTGTAAATCTTAGAGGATTACATATGGCAAGCGATAATGATTTTAACAAAAAATACTTTACAACTGGTCATACTGGATTTGGTATTCCATTTGCGACATTCCCTGATAGATCAGATGTTCCTAAGAATGCGGCACGTGCATTGAGATATATGGATAGATATCTTCTTGTGACTCAAGGCGAAGTGTTCTATATAACTGAAATGCTTGCACAACTTGAAGGAATGCAGAGGGGGCCTGCAGGAAATACTTCTCTTGCAGCTGCATTTGCGCTTGCACTGGAAATGGATGATGATAAAGTAATAGTTGTGAACGAAACTGAATATACTGGGGCAGGAAAATTGCCATCTGCACAATTAACTTTTGCTAGAAAAATGGGTATGGAAATAAAAAGAGGAGATCCAATAAAAGAAGATCTTCCAGGAAAAAGAATAGTTATACCAGAACATCCTTCACAGATTGGATACATTGAATTTGATATGGATGAAGTAAGAAAGAGTTATGTAAAAGAGGTAATAAAGAGGTATAACAAGAAGGAGTTTAACAAGCAAGAGATAGAATTTATGGCTCAAGATACAAATACAAGCATAGAGAAGATAGTTAAATTTGTTAAAGAACTTGGAGGTGAAGTAATTGAAGCCTAG
- a CDS encoding ornithine aminomutase subunit alpha, protein MKPRKDDFLERSKHLQKMTDDELNQYFWHLVEKVVDPLIELAKTHTSPSVERSVLLRMGFNSIEASKLVDMIFQRGLLGKGAGHIVWKIAKEKNLDIIEAGRALIEGKYWEDVDRIFKGVNNNA, encoded by the coding sequence TTGAAGCCTAGAAAAGATGATTTTTTGGAAAGAAGCAAGCATCTACAAAAAATGACCGATGATGAATTAAATCAATATTTTTGGCATCTTGTTGAAAAGGTTGTAGATCCTCTGATAGAACTTGCAAAGACCCATACATCTCCATCTGTTGAAAGATCAGTTCTTTTGAGGATGGGTTTTAATAGTATTGAGGCATCAAAACTTGTTGACATGATATTCCAGAGAGGACTCCTTGGCAAAGGCGCTGGTCATATTGTTTGGAAAATTGCAAAAGAGAAAAATTTGGATATTATAGAAGCAGGTAGGGCCTTGATTGAAGGAAAATATTGGGAAGATGTTGATAGGATCTTCAAAGGGGTGAATAATAATGCTTGA
- the oraE gene encoding D-ornithine 4,5-aminomutase subunit OraE, which yields MLDPKKPIDIDEILKDLDKYRPKRKGWTWRKRLPEGSKIGDYEYYQVSENLKNSIPLPAAHYFGNIDPQPEVVITSEIASGRFEDDIRRMRMAAWHGADHIMVIRTLGQSHYDGLIEGTPEGVGGIPITRKQLRATRKALDLIEEEVGRPINFHSYVSGVAGPEIAVLFAEEGVNGAHQDPQYNVLYRGINPIRSFVDAAVAKKIMASVNMLQIDGAHNANASAKLAWTVMPELLVQHGINCMYSLKAGMKKEYIALSTVPPVVAPMPEFRYNLPYAVALRELFDGFRFRAQMNTRYIESDLFDATRIHVLNTLISRLTSADLQSTITPDEGRNVPWHVNSIRGVETAKHTLVALDGMKKYVKIDEKKIREKVRELKMRAILMLEEILDMGGYFEALEAGMFVDNGYYPERIGDGIARKKDGEIAAGTVVPRDEDYMAPVCEHFGYNNLPEDIEKPCDLIGGCTLHNPDKIQFIDELDETDNVNVRLERIRDMKKRNVIKPEVEWFADGWIQLDMTFALPEELAEAAAISLCKKLGLEEITVIHKGVLHPAEGTYIEVKAKVPFEIEVDKLEIPKKPETLPEEEIFEYVKNNPFHVVAGTVGNDEHSVGLREVLDIKHGGIEKYGIKYTYLGTSVPPEKLIDAAIETGAKAILASMIITHNDVHVQNMRKLHELAIEKGIRDKIIIVAGGTQITDDLAKENGMDAGFGRGTKGVHVASFLVKKLKEMENK from the coding sequence ATGCTTGATCCAAAAAAGCCAATAGATATAGATGAAATATTGAAAGATTTGGACAAATATCGCCCAAAGAGAAAAGGATGGACTTGGAGAAAAAGACTCCCAGAAGGTTCAAAAATTGGGGATTATGAATATTACCAAGTCAGCGAAAATTTAAAAAATTCTATTCCACTTCCAGCTGCACATTACTTTGGAAATATTGATCCTCAACCGGAAGTAGTAATTACCTCAGAAATAGCTTCGGGAAGGTTCGAAGATGATATAAGAAGGATGAGGATGGCAGCTTGGCATGGTGCAGATCATATTATGGTTATACGAACTCTTGGTCAATCACACTACGATGGACTTATAGAAGGTACACCAGAAGGTGTTGGTGGAATTCCTATAACAAGAAAGCAACTTCGTGCAACAAGAAAAGCTCTTGATCTTATTGAAGAAGAAGTAGGCCGCCCAATTAATTTTCACAGTTACGTTTCAGGCGTTGCAGGGCCGGAGATAGCTGTTTTATTTGCTGAAGAAGGAGTTAATGGAGCACACCAGGATCCACAATACAATGTTTTGTATAGAGGTATAAATCCTATTAGATCTTTTGTTGATGCAGCTGTTGCAAAAAAGATAATGGCGTCTGTTAATATGCTCCAAATTGACGGTGCACATAATGCAAATGCATCAGCAAAACTTGCGTGGACGGTAATGCCTGAACTTCTTGTCCAACATGGAATAAACTGTATGTATTCTTTAAAAGCAGGAATGAAAAAAGAATATATAGCACTATCCACAGTTCCACCAGTTGTTGCTCCAATGCCTGAGTTTAGATATAACCTACCATATGCTGTAGCATTAAGAGAATTGTTTGATGGATTTAGATTTAGAGCCCAAATGAATACAAGATACATAGAATCTGACCTTTTCGATGCTACAAGAATACACGTTTTAAATACATTAATTTCAAGACTTACATCAGCAGATTTACAATCAACTATTACTCCAGATGAAGGAAGGAATGTTCCATGGCACGTAAATTCAATTCGTGGCGTTGAAACGGCAAAACATACATTGGTTGCATTAGATGGAATGAAAAAATATGTAAAAATTGATGAGAAAAAAATAAGGGAAAAAGTAAGAGAATTGAAAATGAGAGCTATTCTCATGCTGGAAGAAATTTTGGATATGGGTGGGTACTTTGAAGCATTAGAGGCTGGAATGTTTGTAGATAATGGATACTACCCAGAAAGAATTGGTGATGGAATAGCAAGGAAAAAGGATGGAGAAATTGCCGCTGGAACAGTTGTACCAAGGGATGAGGACTATATGGCTCCTGTTTGTGAGCATTTTGGATACAACAATCTTCCTGAAGATATTGAAAAACCTTGTGATCTTATAGGCGGTTGTACGCTTCATAACCCTGATAAAATTCAGTTTATTGACGAATTAGATGAAACAGATAATGTAAATGTAAGACTTGAAAGAATCAGAGATATGAAAAAAAGAAATGTAATAAAACCTGAAGTTGAGTGGTTTGCAGATGGTTGGATTCAACTTGATATGACATTTGCATTACCTGAAGAATTAGCAGAAGCTGCTGCAATTTCTTTGTGTAAGAAACTTGGGTTAGAGGAAATTACAGTAATACACAAGGGAGTTCTTCATCCTGCAGAAGGAACATATATTGAGGTAAAAGCAAAGGTTCCATTTGAAATTGAAGTTGATAAATTGGAGATTCCAAAGAAACCTGAAACATTACCAGAAGAGGAAATTTTTGAATATGTCAAAAACAATCCATTTCATGTTGTAGCAGGTACTGTTGGTAACGACGAACATTCAGTTGGATTAAGAGAAGTTTTGGATATAAAGCATGGTGGAATTGAAAAATATGGAATTAAGTATACTTATCTTGGAACAAGTGTTCCGCCTGAAAAACTCATTGATGCAGCAATAGAAACAGGTGCAAAAGCTATTTTAGCATCTATGATTATTACACACAACGATGTTCACGTTCAAAACATGAGAAAGCTCCATGAGCTTGCTATAGAAAAAGGAATTAGAGATAAGATTATTATAGTTGCAGGTGGAACTCAAATAACAGATGATCTTGCAAAAGAAAATGGAATGGATGCAGGTTTTGGAAGAGGAACAAAAGGAGTACATGTTGCATCATTCTTGGTAAAAAAATTAAAAGAGATGGAAAATAAATAA
- a CDS encoding TatD family hydrolase yields MKIVDTHAHLHMKHFNEDREKIIKNFENDGIEFIVNVATNIEDSYLCIDLSKKYERIFTTVGVHPHDSSNVPDDYLGILEKLAKNEKVVAIGEIGLDYYRNFSPKEVQQKVFAEQLMLAKDLKLPVVVHVRDAYEDAYSILEMIGPFNGVIHSFSGDREYALKFVKLGFYLGIGGPLTYKKNQQLRDIVRLIGEENIVTETDCPYLPPQPYRGKRNEPSYVKYVVEEINKLIGEDVSEKLINNAKELFGVNI; encoded by the coding sequence GTGAAAATAGTAGATACACACGCGCATTTGCACATGAAGCATTTTAATGAAGATAGAGAGAAAATTATAAAAAATTTTGAAAATGATGGTATTGAATTTATAGTTAATGTAGCTACAAATATAGAAGATAGTTATCTATGTATTGATCTTTCAAAAAAGTATGAAAGGATATTTACAACAGTAGGTGTTCACCCACATGATAGCAGTAATGTACCAGATGATTATCTTGGAATATTGGAAAAGCTAGCAAAGAATGAAAAAGTTGTGGCAATTGGGGAGATAGGATTGGATTATTATAGAAACTTTTCCCCAAAAGAAGTACAACAGAAGGTATTTGCAGAGCAGTTAATGCTTGCAAAGGATTTGAAATTACCAGTTGTTGTTCATGTTAGAGATGCATATGAAGATGCATACAGTATACTTGAAATGATCGGTCCGTTTAATGGTGTAATTCATTCCTTTAGTGGTGATAGAGAGTATGCTTTAAAATTTGTTAAATTGGGTTTTTATCTAGGAATTGGTGGGCCATTAACATACAAGAAAAATCAGCAATTAAGAGATATTGTAAGATTAATTGGAGAGGAAAATATAGTTACTGAAACTGATTGTCCATATCTTCCTCCACAACCTTATAGAGGAAAGAGAAATGAGCCCTCATATGTAAAATATGTAGTAGAAGAAATAAATAAATTGATCGGTGAAGATGTTTCTGAAAAGTTAATAAATAATGCTAAGGAATTATTTGGGGTGAATATATGA
- the ruvA gene encoding Holliday junction branch migration protein RuvA, producing the protein MIHALNGKVESIENGKVYVNVNDLIYEIIVGDTGDFEEYINRNVKIYTKMVVNDDGISLYGFLEVIKLKLFEKLIGVNKLGPKSALKIISSNSVESVVSAIINEDVKALSSLPGIGPKTAERIVLELKDTIKELDVSINEKDRKVLEAIEALVTLGFNRNQAKKAVNKVAAKDDKLDDIIKKALRFLSR; encoded by the coding sequence ATGATTCATGCTTTGAATGGAAAAGTTGAAAGTATAGAAAATGGTAAGGTATATGTAAATGTAAATGATTTAATATATGAAATAATTGTAGGAGATACGGGAGATTTTGAGGAATATATAAATAGGAATGTAAAAATATATACAAAAATGGTTGTAAATGATGATGGAATAAGTTTGTATGGCTTTTTAGAGGTTATTAAACTAAAACTTTTTGAAAAGTTAATTGGTGTGAACAAGCTTGGGCCAAAAAGCGCTTTGAAGATTATTTCATCAAACAGTGTTGAGTCAGTCGTAAGTGCTATAATCAATGAAGATGTAAAGGCACTCTCGAGCCTACCTGGAATAGGGCCAAAAACTGCAGAGAGAATAGTTTTAGAACTAAAAGATACAATTAAAGAGTTAGATGTAAGTATTAATGAAAAAGATAGGAAAGTCCTAGAAGCTATAGAAGCTTTAGTTACTTTGGGCTTTAATAGGAATCAGGCTAAAAAGGCTGTTAATAAAGTTGCCGCAAAGGACGATAAGTTAGATGATATTATTAAAAAGGCGTTGAGATTTTTAAGCAGGTGA
- a CDS encoding DRTGG domain-containing protein: MKLSEIIEKINAEVVYLKEDCDILHGCTGDLLSMVMKNAKSDSIWITVQNHVNIIAVASMVGIKAIVLCEGLEYSPDTIEKAKEEGISLLKSNESSFVVSGKIYSLGII; this comes from the coding sequence ATGAAATTATCCGAAATTATAGAAAAGATAAATGCAGAAGTTGTTTATTTAAAAGAGGATTGCGATATTCTCCATGGTTGTACCGGTGATTTGTTAAGTATGGTAATGAAAAATGCCAAAAGTGATTCTATCTGGATCACAGTGCAAAATCATGTAAATATTATTGCAGTCGCGTCAATGGTTGGAATAAAGGCTATTGTTTTGTGTGAAGGACTAGAGTATTCGCCTGATACAATTGAAAAAGCAAAGGAAGAAGGAATTAGTCTCTTAAAATCAAATGAAAGTTCTTTTGTTGTTTCAGGTAAAATCTATTCACTTGGAATAATATGA